The genomic DNA AGGGCCTCCCGGGCACGGGTGAGGGCCACAAATTGCACGCACTGCTCTCCCCTCACCGCTTCCTCGGTGAGCGCATAGGTGGGGGTCATTTTTTCGGGGTGCAGGATGAAAACGCGGGAAGCTTCCAGCCCCTTGGCCGAATGCACCGTGCTGAGGGTGATGAAGTCGTGCTCCACCGAGATGATGTTTTGCAGGTAAGACCGGGCCGCTTCCAGGGTGTGGTGGCCCTGTTCATAGGCCGTGGTGGCCAGGTGCACCACCGAATCCAGCCGGTCCCGCAACTCCACGGTTTTCTTGAGCAGCACTTTGGGGTCCAGACGGGCATTTCTCAGGCGGCGTTCTTCCTGCACCCGCTGGGTGTCGGCCTGCAAGCGGATGGTTTGCAGGTTGAAATCTGTGTGCTGGTACAGTTGCTGCAGGGTCCTCAAAAGCTGATCCGAAAAATCCCCTTTGCGCAACCTGGGGCGTTTCCCCAGCTGGATCAGCTCGTGGTACATGCTGGCCAGGGGTGCATTGTAACGGCACAGCACCAGATCCCCTTCCTGCACGGCTTTCAGGAAGAAGGTTTCGTTGACGTGTTTGATGGTGCCCATTGCTGCTGCAGGCCTGGCCTGCATGCGGGGTGAAAAATGCTGAGCCAGTTTGACATGCAACTGTGGACAGCGGTAACTGGTGGAGAGGGGCAACACCGTGGCCTGCAGGGTGTCTTCGATGTGCTTCAGGGAATGGTGGTCTGCTCCGGCAAAACCATAAATGGCCTGGTGGTCGTCTCCCACAAAGATGCTGCGGCCCCCTGGGTGGATCAGGCCCAGGGCAAACTGCAATTGCAGGGGGCTGAGGTCCTGCGCTTCATCCACCAGCAGAAAATCCACCGAACGGTAATCCAGCCCTGTGGCCACCGGCACATACAGCATGTCCTCGAAGTCCACCCAGCCCCGACCTTCCACTTTGCGAATGCCTTCCTGGATCAGGGCAGGCAGGCGTTGCAGGCACCATAGGGTCACCTCCTCATGGTCGGGCTCGGGAAGATCGAAGCGCTGTCCGGCCTGGCGGACCTGCTGAGCAGCACTGGGAGGGATGAAGGTCATGCGCACCACCCGCTGCAATCCGAACAGGTACTCAATGGCCTGAAAGGTGTCCTCACGGGAGAAAAACCCTGGCACTTTGCCATCGTCTCTGAGGGCACGGGTGAGCAGGGTGCGGTACTTCAGGCTGTCCGGGCGGTGCTGAATGGACTGCGGGTAAAAGGTCTTGATCACCTGATACCCCAGGCTGTGCAGGGTGTTGACCTTCAGGTGCCCAGGAAGCCTGCCCTGCAACTCCTCCACAATGGCTTTGGAGAATGCACAGTACTGGCCTGAGATGTCTTCTGGAAGCAAACGGGCCACCATCTCCAGGGTGGTGGTTTTGCCGCTTCCCGCTGTGGCCTGCACCACCGCATGACCCGTGCCATGCAGCACCCATTCCAGGATGGCTTGTTGTTCAGGGCTGGGCGAGGGCTGCATCAGGGTCTTTCAGTTTACCCCCGATACACCCGAAACATGGGAAGGCAGTGCCCAATGGTCCGCACCTTATCGTTGAAACCCCTGGCCTGTGCAAAACAGTTCGCCCACCTGCCCATCTTGCCGGGTCGCTCCATCTGCTGGGATTCATGCAGGTGGGCCTCAGAAAGCACATCCTTCACCCAAACAGCATGGCCTGTTCATGGGAGGGTGGCATCCTGAAGCATGTTGGCTTTGAAAAGCAGTGCCCTGATGTTCATGTTGCTGGTGGGCGTCACCCTGGCCCAGACCCCTTCAACCCAGACAGAACAGCACACCCGCCTGAAGGTGGCTGGTTCCTGGCAAGAAGGAAAAGCCATCTGTGACAGCAGCGACCCTCAGAATCCCCAGGTGGTTCTGCTCACTGCCCCCCAAAATCAGCAGGTGCAGTTGTGGTGGTGGAACAAAAAAACCCCTCACAACCTGCTGCACCAGCAATACCATCTGGGAGAACCTGAAGGGGCAGCAGGCAGCGTGTATGAACCCCTTGTCTGGTCGGGGGCTGCAACCGGGGACGCTTATTTGAGGTCCAGCCAGCCTGGAGCGCAGGCCCACCCGGAACGGGTGTTCACCACCCCTTACACCAGCATCCGGTGGAACAACCACACGGTGTCCTGCCGCTGGTTTGAGGGGATCACTTTCATGGGGGTCACGCAGAAGCGCAGTGTTTACATCACCTTGCAGACCAATGGCCAGTACCAGTACCAGACTTTTGATTTTGCCAGCAACAGCAGCAAACCTTCTCTGACCCTCAAAAACGGAAAAACCAGTGGAGGGGACAATCCTGTTTACACTTTCACCAATGGAAGGTACGTTTACAGGGTGCACACTGCGAGCACACCTGCTGTAGAGGTGTTCAAATCCAATCGACTGTTGCTGAAAGAATCCTTCGTGGCCTTCACCACAGCACAGCCTTGAACGCCAGCAAGACCATCCCTCAAGGAGATGGTCTTGCTGCGCAGGCAAATTTCAGGCGGTTACAGGCTCCCTGGAGACCTTGTGGGTTCCGGTCAGCACCCCCAGTGCCAGCACAATCAGGCCAGCACAGGTCCCGAACGATGCCGAGGCCCCGAAGCGGGAGTACAGCTGGCCTCCCACCAGTGGACCGACCACCTGGGCCAGTTCGTTCATGGCGTGCACACCGCCCTGGGTGCGGCCCTGCTCGTCTTCGGGAACAGCCAGCGAAATCAGGGTGGTGAGGGCGGCATTGAAGACGCCTTCTCCCAGGGCAATCAG from Deinococcus roseus includes the following:
- a CDS encoding UvrD-helicase domain-containing protein gives rise to the protein MQPSPSPEQQAILEWVLHGTGHAVVQATAGSGKTTTLEMVARLLPEDISGQYCAFSKAIVEELQGRLPGHLKVNTLHSLGYQVIKTFYPQSIQHRPDSLKYRTLLTRALRDDGKVPGFFSREDTFQAIEYLFGLQRVVRMTFIPPSAAQQVRQAGQRFDLPEPDHEEVTLWCLQRLPALIQEGIRKVEGRGWVDFEDMLYVPVATGLDYRSVDFLLVDEAQDLSPLQLQFALGLIHPGGRSIFVGDDHQAIYGFAGADHHSLKHIEDTLQATVLPLSTSYRCPQLHVKLAQHFSPRMQARPAAAMGTIKHVNETFFLKAVQEGDLVLCRYNAPLASMYHELIQLGKRPRLRKGDFSDQLLRTLQQLYQHTDFNLQTIRLQADTQRVQEERRLRNARLDPKVLLKKTVELRDRLDSVVHLATTAYEQGHHTLEAARSYLQNIISVEHDFITLSTVHSAKGLEASRVFILHPEKMTPTYALTEEAVRGEQCVQFVALTRAREALYFVEEPLHETVKGVNR